The Sus scrofa isolate TJ Tabasco breed Duroc chromosome 6, Sscrofa11.1, whole genome shotgun sequence region GGGAGGTGCTGCGGCTGCGGCAGACGGAGCGGCTGCACCAGGAAGGCACGCTGGCCCCTCCCATTCTGTGAGTCGGTGGGGATGGGTCCCAGTCCCAGCGCCCTCCTTGCGTTCCGTGCTGCCCCACAGACCTCACCGGGGTCGGTCCTGGTCAGcgagtcccctcccccacccagggagCTGCGGGAGAAGCTGAAGCCAGAGCTCATGGGCCTGATCCGCCAACAGCGTTTGCTCCGCCTCTGCGAGGGGACCCTCTTCCGCAAGATCAGCAGCCGGAGGCGCCAGGGTCATTGCGTGGGCAGCGGGGGTAGAGGGCGGCTGGATTGGGGTCAGGGAGCGTCCCTCTCACCACATCTCTGTGCCCACAGACAAGCTGTGGTTCTGCTGCCTGTCCCCCAACCACAAGGTGCTGCAGTACGGGGATGTGGAGGAGGGTGCCGGCCCACCCGCTGCCGAGAGCCTGCCCGAGCAGCGTAAGGAGGGCAGGGTGGGCGGCAGACACCAGCCCGCCCCACGCCCCGGGCCGCCTCGGGTCCCCGGGGTCAGTCTAGCCTTCTTCCCACAGTCCCTGTGGCCGACATCAGGGCACTACTGACAGGCAAAGACTGCCCCCACGTCCGGGAGAAGGGCTCGGGGAAGCAGAACAAGGTTTGTGCCGTGGAGACCAGGGGCCCCTCCTGCCCGCGCTGCCCCCCCGCTCAGGGCTCCTGGCTCCCTTGCTTCCCCAGGACGTCTGTGAGTTAGCTTTCTCGGTCAGCTATGACCATGGGGAGGAAGAGGCCTACCTCAATTTCGTCGCCCCATCCAAACGGGAGGTGAGTGTCTGGACAGGCTGGGCAGGCCGGGCAGACGGGCAGGGGGAGAGACGGGCAGGCCCTCACAGAGCCGGCCTGTCCCCAGTTCCACTTGTGGACAGACGGGCTGAGCGCCCTGCTGGGCAGTCCCATGGGCAGTGAGCAGACACGGCTGGACCTGGAGCAGCTGCTGACCATGGAGACCAAGTTGCGGTTGTTGGAGCTGGAGAACGTGCCCATCCCTGAGCagccaccccccatccccccgccccccaccaactTCAACTTCTGCTATGACTGCAGCATCGCTGAACCTTGACAGTAAGGTTGGCCAAGAGTCACAAAAGGTGGAGGGAGAGAAGCACAGGCTTCCTGACCAGCAGAGGCTGCCGCAGAAATAAAGTCTGCTTGGCTCTTGGATATGTGTCGAGCCAGCTCTGAATGTTGTAGGCCAAGCCTGCCTTCACACATAGCTGGCAAATGAGATGTGGACATCAGGCCAGGGCCACAGCGCAGGGCCATAAACCTGGGCCCCTCCAGTTGGGGGGCCTAGTGTCTGAAGGAGCATGGGGAAAAGGTTGGCCCTGTTAGCTTTCTCCAAGAGGAGTCCTCAGCTTCCCTCCGTGCTAGGCCTGCCGAGCCCGGTGGCCTAAAGTCTGAAGGTGCCAGCTGAGGGAGTTCTGGGGCTGCCAGCCAGTTGAAAGGTGGCAGGGAAGGGGGTATTTCCCTGAGTGGATGTCTTCCTGGGCAGCATTAACAGcggcctggtctgggaactgtgTTTCCAGAAGGCTCCCAACAGTCTGAGCTCAGCCTTCAACCCTGCTTGGCCCCACCCTTGTGTCCTCTGTGAGTCATGGAGCTCCCCTGGGGAGAGGCTTGAAAGGAGAGATGTGACGTTTCTGCTGGAAGGCAAACTGAAGATTCCAAAAGATGTCCCCCAGGCCCGTGGGTGGATGTGGGCTGACTCTGGTAAGAGGGTATTCAGTGCAGGAAGCCCATGTTCTCATTAAAACCCAACTGCAGGAGCATGGGTGGGGACCATGGACAGACCAGAACCCCTGGGGGTGTTGGGCCCAGCTGGAGGTCAGGTTCAGAAGCTGTGGTCATGGACCCCAAGCCTTGGAGACAGAGAGGAGCAAACCCACCCACAGGACCCACAGGTGAGCTGGAAGCTGCCAGCTACCACCTTCTGACCTCCTCCATGCCTCTCACTACCTGACTTTCCCAATGCCTCCTGAAAATATCTTAAGTGCTAACCATCAGCATGTTACCTAAAAACCGATGCTATGGGCCCCCCTTTGGAGAATGTGCTGGGGGAGCTCTTGCTCCCCGTCTCCAGCTATGCTTCTGACTTGAGCATCCAGAGCCAACATGCCCACTCGTGGGTGCAGACTTCCCTCACACCTGGAATAGTCTCCTCTTGGTTCAAGGTGCATGTGGGGGCGGGGGATCCCAAATGCAGTCAAGTCTCCTAATACCATCGATTCTTTCTTCTCAGTGTCTCCGGTCACTTGTTCAGGCCACCATCATCTGGGCAAGAACCTCCCGACCTACTGCCTCCTGTCTTACTCCTCCAGTCTTTTCAATATCACCTACCCCAGCTGCTTTCTCAAACAGGAAGCTGAtgtgatcacacacacacacacacacacacacacacacacacacacacctacacccCTCCTGTATTCTTCAGTGCTTCCCTACTGCCAGTGGATAATGGGTTGCAGACATGCAGTTTAGCCCTTCTGACAGACTGCCTTTGACCTCAGGGTTCTCGGAGCTCAGTCCAAGCTGGTATCCTcccggcccccaccccccgccagccccagctctgcctctgtgcACCTCCCTGGTCCCTTCTGCCTGCTTGTCCCATTCCCGGCCTCCTCTTTTTCACTGACTTGAGTCTTGCTTGACCTCCCAGGCTAAGCTCATTGCTGCCCTGGGCTCCCAGTCATGGGAACTGCCTTCTCTGTGTGTGCACAGCCTGTATACTGTCCTGGCCCTTCCTGTTGATGGATTTCCTTCCCCAgctggcctggggctgggaaAGTGCCCCACCTCTGACTCCCCACCTAGAACACAGCGCCCACAGGCACTGAACCCGCCCAGTTGGCTGCTCCTAGAACTAATGAACAGATAGGTGGACAAAGTGTGGGTGGCTGCATAGAGGACACTGTCAGGGCTGCCTGAGAAGTCACCAGCACTGTCGAGGAGCTTGGACTAGATGACCTCTAATGACCCTTCCTACCCAGAGATGCTGTCCTCTTGCGTatcttttgtgtgtgcatgtgtcctGAAAACAGCCTCGCTGACTCAGTCGGGCGTCCTTAACACAGTGGCCCTGGGGTCTGGCTGGGACGAGTGCACACAGATGCGCCTTTGCTGTAGGACATGTCCTGGGGCTCGTGCTGGGGAGAGGCCTCCAGAGTGTCCCACCATGTGGGGGAGAAGCTAGGCCCCACCAGGGGCACCTGTAGGGCTTTGGGCTGGGTGTAAGGAGCAAGTTGTCTGGCCCTCTGGTATTTCCTGCCCATcacccctgggctgggctgcttCACCTGAGGTGGGAAGGGCAAGGGCCCCTGAACTTCAGACAAGAAGGTACGATCTGGAATTTTTAATCTTGTTGGGTGTACAACAAAGACTGTGGCTTGGCTGCTGAAGTTCAGTGCTGGTGGGGGGCGGAAGAGCTCCTGAGAGGAACCAGGTGGGGCACAGGCCTTAGTGTGAGAAATGGGCTGGGCAAGAGCAGAGTCTGCTCCTCCCCAGCACCAGACCCAGCCTCCCTGTGGGCCTGGCCTCTGGACCTAGGCCTGGACAGGAGAGCGGGAGGTGGTACTTCTAGGGGCCCAGGACAGTGACATGTAGCTGGACAAAGTTCCTGCTGGGCTTGGGACAGGGGCAGGAAGCCCAAGTCCTAGAAAAGGGGTTTAGAGCTTGAGAAAGGGGCTCTGGGATActagcaggaggcaggaggcactgTGTCAAACTCTAGGTcaagaggccagggctggggacacCGGAGGTAACAGGCTGAGCCACAGGGCTGGTACTGACCTGTCCTCAGAGTGTTAGGGTCAGGTCAGCCCCTCCCACGAAGCGGGACTGGACGCAGGTCACCTGGGGCAGTTGGGCTTGGAACCGCCTAACGGAAGCTATGCTGATGCCAGGACACAGGGCCACATCTACCATCTGGAGCTGCCTGCACGCCTGCCCAATGGAATCCAAAGTTCTGCGGGGAGGCCGCTGGATGAGCACCCGACCGGGCACAGGGCCCGGCCCAGCCCAAGCCTGCACACCAAGGCAGTGCCGGACACACTCACCGTGCTGTGAGCTGACTGCAACTGGACAGGTTGAGGTGCTGCAGCCTCGGCCAGGAGCCGGCTGCCTGGGCCCAGCCTTCGTCACTGAGGAGGCTGCAGTGACTCAGTGCCAAGCGCTCCAGGCTGGGGCAGCCCCTGGCCACAGCGACCAAGCCCTTGTCCGTGAGTGCTGGCAACAGACTCAGGGAGAGCCGCCTCAGCTGGGGGAACTGGAGCACCTGCAAGGACGGGGTGGAGGATGATGTGACGCTGGAGCACTTCCAGCTTCCCCCATTTGCAGCCAGAGGAGTGGCTGCAGGCAGCAGAAGCCAATGAGAAAGGAAGGTTTTCCAAGCAAAAAATGGGTTGACCCGGGCCCCTGGCTCCAGTCCCAGGATCCTCAGCCTATCCGAGCCCCCAAGCCACACACCTTGGTCAAACTGGCATCAGTCAGCTTGCTGCAGGCTGTGAGGTCCAACTCCCGCAGGGCCTGCAGCATGAGCAGGGAGGGGCCCTGTGGCTGGGGAGAAGGATCCTTGAGGCTGGAGGCCTGATGTTCCAGCTCTCGGTGTGGCTGTGGGAGGAAGCCCCTGCTTCTCAGGTTCCTCCTGAGTTTGCCTTCAAACGTTCCCAGGGAGACTCAGGAGGGCAGCTGAGCTCGGGGAGCGCCCCTCCCCCCATGACTTCGAGGGTCCCGCACCTGGGGCCCCTGCGAAGTCTCCTCACTTGGTTCCTGCAGCCCCAGAAGCCCCCAGTCCTGGAGCTCCTTGCACCAGGCCAGGCGCAGGACTGAGAGCTGGGTGAGGTAGGTGCAGATGGCCTGCATGGTCTGGTTGGTGAGAGCCACACAGGAGGATAAGTCCAGCACCCTGAGGCTTGGGCCCAGCACTGGGATCAGGGAGAGCACCGAGGCGTCCTAGGAGGGAAGTGGAAAAGGGAGAGGGCAATACAGAGGTGTCTTGTGCCTGTGTCGCCAGGTTTGGCAGGGGTCACTAGGAAGCTTCTGCCCAAGGTTCCAACCCCACAGGCAATAGGGAGGTCCCACAGGGTCCACGGAAGACAGCAACAATGTGCCTGTGCTGGTCaatggcggggggtggggggcagctgtaGAGGTGGGACACCGGGAGGCCATGAATGCCTACACTGGCTGGGCAAGAGGATGCAGGTAAGCATTTTGAAGTTTTCCATCTGGCCCATGCTCCCAGCACCGCGGTGCACATCTGATCCTGGTGGAGCCCATCAGATATGCTCCCTCTAGAAGTGTGAGGGCACAGAGAGGGTAGGGCTGCCCCCAGCCAGGAGcagttggggtgggggcggggactAAGGGTGGAACAGAGCAAACTGCTTTGTAGGGAGATGCAGAGACACAGAATGGGGGGCCCCAGGGAGAGCAGCTAAGAGACAGTGGTGAAGCGGTGAGGGCGGCGCAGGGCAGGGGAAGAAAGCATTTGTGGGGGAAGGTTGAGCCGGTTTCCAGGTGGGGAATGTCCTGGGCACCATGCTAGACTGAAGGAATAATCTGCTAAAACGGGAGAGATTGACCTTGCCAAGACTGGGATGCCACCCAAAGGGACTGGGCTATTGATGGAACTGGCTTCAGGCAAGAATTGACCCTGCTGCTCCTACGACCAGTTACCCCCTTGGGCCCGGATGGAGCAACCGCTGCTCCTGTAACCTCGCCTCACTGCCCCTTCCCAGCAGGGCTCACTTCCTTTCCCCAGCCTTCTTCGCCCCCAGAACCCCCACCCTCCGTCCCCTCCCGAGACTGCAGTGGTCACCAAGACATTGGCTTGTGACGTGTGTGTCACTTTGGGctgcctgcctgcccccagcCGTGGACCGCCCTCTATCTCTGTCTGCCTCAGCTCCTTTCCCCTTCCAGCCTGCGTCCTGAGTTCCGTTCTATCGGCTACTCCTTGGATACAAACACCAGGCACCTCCCTGGTGCCTCTCTGCCAGTCCccccagtccctggccctggtgaggaaggaaggggatgggaCGCTCACCTTGAGTGAGGAGCAGTGGGCCAggctgagggaggccagtgggGGTGGAGCTCCGCGCAccgagcccagggcctgggccaaCGCCCGCCCTCTCAGCAGGCAGCACTCGGCCAGGTCCAGGCTCTGCAGCTCCCGCAGCCCCCCCAGCGCTGAGCATCCTGCATCCGTCAGCCGCTGCAGCTTCCTCAGACTCAGCCGCTGCAGGTGCCGCAGGCCCCGGCTCACAGCCAAGATTGCCCCGTCAGCCAGTTCTGAGCAGCCGCTGAGGTCCAGGGAGGTAAGGCCTGGTTGCTGGCAGCAAAGGGCGGCCACGGCCTCTGTGGAGAGGTCCCGGCAGCTGTGCAGGCTCAGCTCCTGCAGCCTCAGCCTGGCCACTTGGCCCAGGGCCTGCAGGGCCTCGGGGGGCAAGCCAGTGCCACTCAGGTCCAGGGCGTGCAGCCTAGCAGCCCGCTCCTTCACAAACCGCAGCAGGTTGCAGAAGGAGagttgggagggggaggagtcCTGGGGGCCAAGGGAGCCCCGGGCTGGGCCCAGTTCGAAGGTGAGGTGGCAGTAGGCCAAGGAGAGGCGCTCCAGGCTGGGGGCGCAGCTGCTGAGCCGGTTGAAGCTGAGATCGGCCAGGTCCCTCAGGCTAGCCAGACTGAGCTCACGGAGGCCGCTCAGGGCCTGCTGGACCCGCTGCGCCGTCTCGGGCTGAGCCAGCAGCATGCCTGACGTGAAGAGGCTGTTGCAGCCACTGAGGTCAAGGATACGCAGGGCCGGGCAGCCCAGGATCAGAGCCACGAAGGAGGCCTCTGTGGGACTGCCTCCACCAAGGCACAGGCTCTGTAAGTGCGGCCCTAGGTGGTCGGCAACACACTGCAGCACCTCGTGTGAAGCCGGCGAGCCATCCAGGTTGGTCAGGCTGATGCAGGAGATGCCCCTGAGACCCAGGCGCTTAATGGCcggaagggaggaagaggacaCGGGGATGTTGTACCGCACGTGGCTCTAAGGGGCAGCAGAAGGCCCGGGATTAGCCCCTGGGTCTCAGAGTGTACTGGGCATCGGGTCTCATGGCAGTTCACTGGCCAGAGTTGGAGGGCACGTCAGGAAAGGGCCCTGTGGTGTGTGGTGGGGACCCACTGTGGTGTGGGGTGTCCTGTATGGTTGAGGGGGCTGCTGAGGGGAAGTGGGAGCTGGGAGGACAGTTCACACTGGGGCTCAAACGGAATGACTGTGAGGGGACAACAGGAAGGCGAATGGTGGACAGAATGAATGCCTCTGGAGGGGCTGGGCCAGAGTGGGGACTTGCTATGCTGGGTACGGCAGGGTTGGGGGGTGGCCTGGAGGAGAGCCAGCAAAGCCCCCAGGGAGCAGGACAAAGTAGGCTGGACCCCAACATTTGGGACTTTCAGATAGTGGCTCTGAGACCAGGCCTCAGCTTGGCATTAGCTAAGCAACCAGCCTCTGCCACATTCTCGAGAGAATATAAATAGCCGTCAGACCAGCTGACGGCAGGAAGAAGCAACACAGGTGTCGCTCACCACAATTCCCTGTGACCCACGTGCAGAAATCTGGGGCAGGCAGTGAGGCTGCGGTCCCAGGATGGCCTCAGTGTCTCGGCCACATGAATGTTTGCAAAAATGGGTTTTGTGTGTCGTTGAACACGTGCGCATGCCCGTGTGTGTGGTATGCGCATGCGTGGGTGAGTGTGGGAGCTCACACGTGTGGGTCCTTTAGGCTCGAGAGTTTAAGAGGTGCTTGCGATGCCTGCGGCTTGTCGGAGGGTCTGTCTTGTCTGTCCAGGTAAGGAGGGACCAGCGTCCCATTTCTGTGGACAGGAGCTCAGAGACTGAATCTCAGAGGCGGGGAGGAGTTGGCCCAGCTGTAGGGGAACAGCGTGGGGAGCCCACAGAGTCGGGGGGTGGGAAGAAAAGCTCGGGGCTACGTGCTCGACGTGGTCGTGGGAAAAAGTTGGCTTGTGTAGGAGTTTGTGGAGCCCCCAGTGAGGGAGATGTTTTTGTAGACGCTTCCCTGACCTGGTGCCAGAGGGAGTTAAAGGACAGTGGGGAATGTGGGGAACTAACTGGtctctggggggagggagaagagagctgGGTTTCTAACATCCGAGCCCTGTTTCTCTATCCCCGGCCCACGCCCAGGCTGCAGGCAAGTGGTACGCAATCAAAAACTCGTGTTTTCACAAGCAAGCTCCCCGAAAAACCTGTCCTCTGGGAGTTACGGCAAGCGCAAGCCGACACTCCTTGCTTGTTGTCCACAGAACATCAAAAGGGAACCAGAAAGGTAGACACGACACCTAATAGGCGCTCCGGCAAGATGCTTATCCACAGGATTCGCCCAGAAAGACACGTGGAGCTCACTCCCAGGTACGAGAACCAGCCGCCTATGGCTGTCGCCACATAAAGGAGCCTGTGCTAAGGGGGAGATCAGCTCCTGCTGGGGAATCTGGTGCTCAAACCAGGTTCCCGTTTTAGACAACAAGGTTGTTATGGATGAGAGATGCACTCCCCACAGATTCCCCTGTGGACATCGGGAGACAATGGGGGTACTGGGGACCTGGGTCCCCCTCTCAGATCTAAGGAGAGAGCTGGGCAGGATCCCAGT contains the following coding sequences:
- the LRRC29 gene encoding leucine-rich repeat-containing protein 29 translates to MVRRKYPGWERRENDRNRSHWITHRQQGTSGADPNRQQLGRKWDVHFLPKLRPAESAGLHFPESIARGRRRQGCDGGVAAPGDAHLYSELPASVRPKRGLPRESAWYCAARNALQESHVRYNIPVSSSSLPAIKRLGLRGISCISLTNLDGSPASHEVLQCVADHLGPHLQSLCLGGGSPTEASFVALILGCPALRILDLSGCNSLFTSGMLLAQPETAQRVQQALSGLRELSLASLRDLADLSFNRLSSCAPSLERLSLAYCHLTFELGPARGSLGPQDSSPSQLSFCNLLRFVKERAARLHALDLSGTGLPPEALQALGQVARLRLQELSLHSCRDLSTEAVAALCCQQPGLTSLDLSGCSELADGAILAVSRGLRHLQRLSLRKLQRLTDAGCSALGGLRELQSLDLAECCLLRGRALAQALGSVRGAPPPLASLSLAHCSSLKDASVLSLIPVLGPSLRVLDLSSCVALTNQTMQAICTYLTQLSVLRLAWCKELQDWGLLGLQEPSEETSQGPQPHRELEHQASSLKDPSPQPQGPSLLMLQALRELDLTACSKLTDASLTKVLQFPQLRRLSLSLLPALTDKGLVAVARGCPSLERLALSHCSLLSDEGWAQAAGSWPRLQHLNLSSCSQLTARTLDSIGQACRQLQMVDVALCPGISIASVRRFQAQLPQVTCVQSRFVGGADLTLTL